One Thermoplasma volcanium GSS1 genomic window carries:
- a CDS encoding acyl-CoA dehydrogenase, which translates to MANFGVSPEEEMVLTYVKKFAQEELKPRAKEIDAKMEVPREIIDRMKQLGFFATYIPKEYGGLGMSFPFLIRAIEEISKACPSTALVLDGALTLFAEPIIMFGSEDLKKRYLTRVASGSVGGLAITEPGAGSDAAGISTTAEKRGDKYIINGDKIFISNGRISDFFVFDAVTDPGKRHKGITAFVVDANTPGLKISRDIHKMGIRGSSTVELVFEDMEVPAENIVGELNGGFKVIMETLDAGRIGIAAQALGIAEEAFAEAMDYIKQRKQFGTTISSFEGIQFMIADMATEIEAARYLTYVAAEKWQHKEDTIEISAMAKLKASDVAVRVTTDALQLFGGYGYTVDLDAERHMRDSKITQIYEGTNQIQRLVIAKELLKKTNYY; encoded by the coding sequence ATGGCAAATTTCGGAGTTTCACCTGAAGAAGAGATGGTTCTTACTTACGTTAAAAAATTTGCACAAGAGGAGCTCAAGCCGAGAGCGAAAGAAATTGACGCTAAGATGGAAGTTCCCAGGGAGATAATCGATCGAATGAAACAGCTTGGGTTTTTTGCGACTTACATACCGAAGGAATATGGTGGGCTTGGGATGAGTTTTCCCTTTTTGATCCGTGCCATAGAGGAAATTTCCAAGGCTTGCCCAAGCACAGCTCTTGTCTTAGACGGTGCATTAACATTGTTCGCTGAACCAATAATAATGTTTGGTTCGGAAGATCTCAAGAAGAGGTATCTTACTAGGGTTGCATCTGGTTCAGTTGGCGGTCTAGCAATTACTGAGCCGGGAGCTGGTAGTGATGCTGCTGGCATCTCAACTACTGCTGAGAAGAGAGGAGATAAATATATAATTAATGGCGATAAAATATTCATATCCAACGGGCGAATCTCTGACTTCTTCGTTTTCGATGCCGTAACTGATCCTGGAAAAAGACATAAAGGAATAACTGCGTTCGTAGTCGACGCCAATACGCCTGGCCTAAAAATAAGTAGGGATATACACAAGATGGGCATAAGGGGATCAAGTACAGTTGAGCTTGTTTTTGAGGATATGGAGGTTCCAGCCGAAAATATAGTAGGTGAACTGAATGGCGGGTTCAAGGTAATAATGGAGACGCTTGATGCTGGAAGAATTGGCATAGCTGCTCAGGCACTAGGTATTGCCGAGGAGGCATTCGCTGAAGCTATGGATTACATTAAGCAGAGAAAGCAGTTTGGTACTACTATATCTAGTTTCGAAGGAATACAGTTTATGATAGCCGATATGGCAACGGAGATAGAGGCAGCGAGATATTTAACCTATGTGGCTGCTGAGAAATGGCAGCATAAAGAAGATACCATTGAAATATCTGCTATGGCAAAGCTAAAAGCCTCTGACGTTGCGGTACGTGTAACTACTGATGCGCTGCAGTTGTTTGGAGGATACGGATATACGGTAGATCTGGACGCCGAAAGGCATATGAGAGACTCAAAAATTACACAAATATACGAGGGAACAAACCAAATACAGAGGCTTGTAATAGCAAAAGAGCTACTTAAAAAAACCAATTATTACTAA
- the priS gene encoding DNA primase small subunit PriS gives MSEEKLKLLFEKYYRSTDIDPPALITKREVGFMTFEGEIIRHMHLSNKFELNNMLRTTVPRHVYSSAAYYKKPDEKKMPEKIWEGADLIFDLDSDHLPGAEKMTYEEMLNSIKEQTKRLVNKFLVSDLGISEKDIRIYFSGSRGYHVHVSSEDVYPLGSDARREITDYVSGNSLSISVIDKALKTGEKRPGGWIKDVISKLYELGINAEKISQKQIERAIDQVKSHNATMVDAPVTYDIHRLIRMPQSLHGKSGMMVKEVDLDKFDDFDPLSDAIPKIFLEGDYDINVHEKTRKLRLLDYKIDLPPGRNRVPQYVAIFLVSSGRADFL, from the coding sequence GTGTCTGAAGAGAAGTTAAAACTGTTGTTTGAGAAATATTACAGATCCACGGATATCGATCCCCCTGCATTAATAACAAAAAGAGAAGTGGGATTTATGACGTTTGAGGGGGAAATCATTAGACATATGCATCTTTCAAACAAGTTCGAGCTTAACAATATGTTAAGGACCACTGTACCAAGGCACGTCTACAGTTCTGCAGCCTATTATAAAAAACCGGACGAGAAGAAGATGCCGGAGAAGATATGGGAAGGCGCAGACCTAATCTTCGATCTAGATTCAGATCATTTACCAGGCGCCGAAAAGATGACGTACGAAGAGATGCTAAATTCAATAAAAGAACAGACTAAACGTCTAGTAAACAAATTTTTAGTTTCTGATCTCGGTATAAGCGAAAAGGACATACGAATTTATTTTTCTGGAAGCAGAGGATACCACGTCCATGTTTCAAGTGAAGATGTCTATCCGCTTGGATCGGACGCAAGACGTGAAATAACTGACTACGTAAGTGGAAACAGTCTTTCAATTTCCGTAATTGATAAAGCATTGAAAACGGGGGAAAAGAGACCTGGTGGTTGGATTAAGGATGTTATCAGTAAGTTATATGAATTGGGAATAAACGCAGAGAAAATATCACAAAAGCAAATAGAAAGAGCCATTGATCAAGTAAAAAGTCATAATGCAACCATGGTTGACGCTCCCGTTACTTACGATATACATAGATTGATAAGAATGCCCCAAAGTCTCCACGGAAAGAGCGGAATGATGGTAAAAGAGGTAGATCTGGACAAATTTGATGACTTTGATCCTCTATCAGATGCAATACCAAAGATTTTTTTAGAAGGTGATTACGATATAAACGTACATGAAAAAACGAGGAAATTACGTTTACTTGACTATAAAATAGATCTACCTCCAGGTAGGAATAGAGTCCCTCAATACGTGGCCATATTCCTTGTTTCATCTGGGAGGGCCGATTTCTTATGA
- the gatD gene encoding Glu-tRNA(Gln) amidotransferase subunit GatD produces MQNVEIIYKNAKVRGILINEANGLITIKADNGYNLTFDRSEVEILSRVTIEEKKEKKTEVESFGTGEKSISILATGGTIASRVDYETGAVKPVSDPRLLFGGTELESKFNIRVVNVMNQLSENMKPADWIHLARKVMDETKHSSGIVVSHGTDTMSYTSSALAFMFERLAQPIIFVGSQRSSDRPSSDTKENMEGAINFAATDLGEVGIAMHKGISDGSIVLHRAVRSRKMHTSRRDAFESIDTVHLAEYTSSVRFFSDYRKAEEENLLLDHLDEKVSIIYFHPGLVASDVENMIEGKHAVVIMGTGLGHIAKDLIPVFKNFTKDGNFAIMTSQCIYGSVDMNVYSTGRELIAAGVISAGDMVPEVAYVKAMFTLGNYGREEFINVFNRNLRGEILNRLIPREVYI; encoded by the coding sequence ATGCAGAATGTAGAGATCATATATAAAAATGCCAAGGTAAGGGGTATATTAATTAATGAAGCAAATGGTCTCATAACTATAAAGGCAGATAATGGTTATAACCTTACCTTTGATAGATCTGAAGTTGAGATCTTATCAAGAGTTACTATAGAGGAAAAGAAAGAAAAAAAGACTGAAGTAGAAAGTTTTGGGACTGGTGAAAAAAGCATAAGCATACTCGCTACAGGTGGGACTATAGCCAGTAGGGTTGATTATGAGACTGGAGCAGTAAAGCCTGTATCCGATCCTAGGCTTCTATTTGGGGGAACCGAGCTAGAATCAAAGTTTAACATAAGGGTAGTGAACGTGATGAATCAACTAAGTGAGAACATGAAGCCTGCTGACTGGATTCATCTTGCAAGAAAGGTTATGGACGAAACTAAGCATTCTAGTGGTATTGTTGTATCGCATGGAACTGATACCATGAGCTATACTTCCTCTGCCTTAGCCTTTATGTTTGAGCGCCTGGCCCAGCCAATAATATTTGTTGGATCGCAGAGGAGCTCGGATAGACCTAGTTCGGACACAAAAGAAAATATGGAGGGTGCTATTAATTTTGCGGCAACAGACCTTGGCGAAGTCGGAATAGCTATGCATAAGGGCATTTCAGATGGTTCTATAGTTTTACATAGAGCTGTACGTTCAAGAAAAATGCATACATCTAGAAGAGATGCGTTCGAGAGTATAGATACCGTCCATCTTGCTGAGTACACATCCTCAGTAAGGTTTTTCTCAGATTACAGAAAAGCAGAGGAAGAAAACTTACTGCTCGATCATTTGGACGAGAAAGTTTCAATCATATATTTCCATCCTGGGTTGGTGGCTAGCGATGTGGAGAATATGATCGAGGGCAAACACGCAGTAGTTATAATGGGAACTGGATTGGGGCATATTGCAAAGGACTTAATACCTGTATTCAAAAATTTCACGAAAGATGGAAATTTCGCAATAATGACCTCACAGTGCATATACGGCTCTGTCGATATGAACGTCTATTCTACTGGAAGAGAATTAATCGCAGCTGGAGTTATATCTGCCGGAGATATGGTTCCAGAGGTAGCCTATGTAAAGGCTATGTTTACACTTGGGAACTATGGAAGAGAAGAATTCATAAATGTGTTCAACCGGAATTTAAGGGGAGAAATACTTAACAGATTGATTCCAAGAGAGGTGTATATATGA
- a CDS encoding S53 family peptidase, which yields MNSRYYIALGIAAFLIVISFSGISLYHLRETQQNHNVNYITDLNKNYNAGYNGILIYSDNGLAEEILNSLNILYNKYGNLLIPENISNRSLSNLESVLNTVGVEYQSLPTNLSFTPYVYATPLQQGNPVVYYPAQIYKAYSYGWDIAHGINGKGETIAIIDAYGDPFLNYDLNAFDSITGLPPANISVIYLDGAGAQYNEHWAQETSLDVEWAHVSAPLAKIILVVSPNDSVLSLTAAVAYVIQNIKTSVISLSWGIAENQLPISQIELMNSMYLNATKKGITIVAASGDYGAYDNTKNLTVNFPASSPYVLGVGGTSLFLSNGIFRQSAWGGTSSQGSFGSGGGFSSFPRPYWQIAPGYNSTYRGVPDVSMIANPNTGVLMISGAKAYDAGGTSLAAPLWAGVIAMMDQYDNTTLGLVNPILYQLSNTPLYNSTFTQITTGYNGYYSAAPGWNPVTGLGTPIVSNLINASRSLLEPFGTAAIIHSPAEKIMTSVGAKNTNGTYIFAGYLLNDQNFIKFGVYSNKTSSSIVYMISYNGNTFSKVEASLKPVTSYFNFSISLYYNNGSFYGTFNQNTYDLRYFLPNYGSMLPGVGVEMIGSYDNITNLSVEFKNVTLGNFPISYFNVTQYRFSEIGSQYDSLGIGIRGNNLTVSRFISFDLYLTDVSTEPFIQYTIGYHYPYELSLSLSNNKTTQFYLNGKKVSQSLQLSTNGTYEVNTTYNGKNLSTYIFIPKIFLLRVNLGVVDGYSPNYAYVLIDNIYAFNVTNGTYAYILAGINTLLIKSPEFYENNTKLNINSNASIRINLIPYSAVLSVYLFPANAKLTSNKGNFVFKDGYFIARFEPGNITIKASYQGFQPYEVNISLTPGSKSQIQIVLVPSANESEIEGKVEDGVFKFNVSDVEVNISGIKAYTNGTGYYYIFTNLSNGTVTFYRDIYSPYEYNFSVRKPSIIYLNVDLFPANVSISSLFVPRITNILPFLFSITYVTWNPYKGNDFGAYEILVSKSSNMSDPTEMLITDQDQTSAFILGTIPGHNYYIQEILRLNNGQFYQSNKIVVSYTNPVYLGVNLAILLGILIYIYLAIKIIFRRRKNYSD from the coding sequence ATGAATTCAAGGTACTATATTGCCCTTGGCATAGCTGCATTCCTAATAGTTATATCTTTTAGCGGTATCAGTCTATATCATTTACGGGAAACCCAACAGAATCATAATGTTAATTACATAACAGATTTAAATAAAAATTATAACGCTGGATATAATGGCATTCTGATATACTCAGATAATGGATTGGCCGAGGAAATACTGAATTCTCTGAATATACTGTATAATAAATACGGAAATTTACTAATACCCGAAAATATATCAAATAGATCACTTAGCAACTTGGAATCAGTTCTCAACACCGTAGGGGTTGAATATCAGTCTCTACCAACTAATTTGTCTTTTACTCCTTATGTCTATGCTACGCCGCTACAGCAGGGCAACCCTGTTGTATATTATCCAGCTCAGATATATAAGGCATACAGTTACGGATGGGATATAGCTCATGGAATAAATGGCAAGGGTGAGACGATAGCTATAATCGATGCATATGGTGATCCGTTTTTAAATTACGATTTAAACGCTTTTGACAGTATTACCGGTTTGCCTCCTGCGAATATTAGTGTGATATATTTAGATGGAGCTGGCGCTCAGTATAATGAACACTGGGCCCAAGAAACCAGCCTGGACGTAGAATGGGCGCACGTTTCAGCTCCATTGGCAAAAATCATACTTGTCGTATCTCCAAATGACAGTGTACTTTCACTTACGGCTGCAGTAGCTTACGTCATACAGAATATCAAGACATCAGTAATTTCTCTGAGTTGGGGCATAGCAGAAAACCAGCTACCAATTAGTCAGATAGAGCTAATGAATTCGATGTATCTTAATGCAACAAAAAAAGGCATAACAATTGTTGCAGCCTCCGGGGATTATGGAGCTTACGACAACACTAAGAACTTGACTGTTAACTTTCCAGCATCATCACCATACGTATTGGGTGTTGGTGGTACCTCTTTGTTCCTAAGTAATGGAATTTTTAGGCAAAGCGCTTGGGGTGGTACTTCAAGCCAAGGAAGCTTTGGTAGCGGTGGCGGATTTAGCTCATTTCCGAGGCCGTACTGGCAAATAGCTCCAGGATACAATTCAACATACAGAGGTGTACCTGATGTTTCGATGATCGCCAATCCAAATACTGGTGTGTTGATGATATCTGGTGCCAAAGCTTATGATGCGGGCGGCACCAGCCTTGCAGCACCACTATGGGCCGGCGTAATTGCTATGATGGATCAATACGATAATACAACATTGGGATTGGTGAACCCAATTCTTTATCAGCTTTCAAATACGCCACTTTATAATTCGACGTTCACGCAGATTACAACCGGGTACAATGGATATTATTCAGCTGCTCCAGGCTGGAATCCGGTAACTGGTTTGGGAACACCAATAGTAAGTAATTTAATAAATGCATCACGGTCCCTTTTGGAGCCATTTGGAACGGCAGCGATAATCCATTCCCCTGCGGAGAAGATTATGACTTCGGTCGGGGCAAAAAATACTAATGGAACTTATATCTTCGCTGGCTATTTACTAAACGATCAAAACTTCATAAAATTTGGTGTATATAGCAATAAGACATCCAGTAGCATCGTATATATGATATCCTACAATGGAAATACTTTTTCAAAGGTTGAGGCCTCCCTTAAGCCTGTCACCTCTTACTTCAATTTTAGTATAAGCTTGTACTATAACAACGGTTCATTCTATGGAACTTTCAATCAAAATACATATGATTTACGTTATTTCCTACCAAACTACGGCTCTATGTTACCTGGAGTAGGCGTTGAAATGATAGGATCTTACGATAATATAACGAATTTATCGGTTGAATTTAAAAATGTTACGCTCGGAAACTTTCCAATATCTTACTTTAACGTAACACAATATAGATTCTCTGAAATTGGTTCTCAATATGATTCTTTGGGAATAGGCATAAGAGGGAATAATTTAACTGTAAGCCGCTTCATTTCCTTCGATCTTTACTTAACTGACGTATCAACTGAGCCCTTCATACAATATACAATAGGTTATCATTACCCATACGAATTATCGCTTTCGCTATCTAATAACAAAACTACGCAATTCTATTTAAACGGAAAAAAAGTTTCACAAAGTTTACAGCTTTCGACGAACGGAACATACGAAGTTAACACTACTTATAATGGTAAAAATTTGAGCACTTATATATTTATACCCAAGATCTTTTTGTTAAGAGTAAATTTAGGTGTAGTTGACGGCTATAGCCCCAATTATGCGTACGTGCTTATAGACAATATTTATGCGTTCAATGTGACGAACGGAACATACGCATATATTCTTGCTGGAATTAACACACTTTTAATAAAATCTCCAGAATTCTATGAAAACAACACAAAACTTAATATTAATTCGAACGCATCTATTAGAATAAACTTGATCCCATATTCAGCAGTTTTATCAGTTTACCTGTTTCCTGCAAATGCAAAGCTTACTTCCAATAAAGGAAATTTTGTCTTTAAAGATGGATATTTTATTGCCAGATTTGAACCAGGAAACATAACGATAAAAGCTTCTTATCAAGGATTCCAGCCTTACGAAGTTAATATCTCTCTTACACCTGGTTCAAAATCGCAGATACAGATAGTTCTTGTCCCGAGTGCAAATGAAAGCGAAATAGAGGGAAAGGTCGAGGATGGCGTATTTAAGTTTAACGTTTCAGACGTAGAAGTAAACATAAGTGGAATTAAGGCTTATACAAATGGCACTGGATATTACTACATATTCACAAATTTATCAAATGGAACGGTCACATTTTATAGGGATATTTATTCACCATATGAATATAATTTTTCAGTTAGAAAACCATCTATAATATATCTTAATGTCGATCTATTTCCTGCAAACGTATCTATAAGCAGTTTATTCGTACCTAGGATTACAAACATCCTACCATTCCTATTCTCAATAACTTATGTAACTTGGAATCCGTATAAGGGAAATGATTTTGGGGCTTACGAAATACTCGTCTCAAAATCCAGCAACATGTCAGACCCTACTGAAATGCTGATAACAGATCAGGATCAAACGAGTGCCTTTATCCTTGGCACTATTCCGGGCCATAACTACTATATTCAAGAGATCCTAAGGCTAAACAATGGACAGTTTTATCAAAGCAATAAAATAGTTGTATCATACACAAATCCTGTGTATTTAGGGGTAAACCTTGCCATTCTCCTAGGCATACTTATATACATCTACCTTGCTATAAAAATAATCTTTAGAAGAAGAAAAAATTATTCGGATTAG
- the gatE gene encoding Glu-tRNA(Gln) amidotransferase subunit GatE, translating to MTHRNIKIGLEIHFQLNTGKLFCRCPVETSGTEKYRFERHLHVSESEMGRIDAAAKYESERSRTFEYVVTDNSCLVECDEDPPKMPNEDAIATAISVARALNCDILDYITYMRKIVIDGSNTSGFQRTAIIGINGYIETSKGKVRISTVCLEEDAARKIEEKEGTVVYSLDRLGIPLIEISTEPDIIDEEHAVEVAKKIGYYVISTGKSRKAPDSVRQDVNFSMGFGRVEIKGVSKLSQIKEVLKYEIQRQDMLKKASDLIKLRGGFDRSRFYFIDVTDLLVNTSSKVVNSGLKTGRAYAALCTNLAGTLKSGEYRLGKELADLVRAYGLKGLLHSDELPGYGLKESDIQPIYDRLQKDELDGVIILLSPQEKIGIIEEEIANRIEKLISLDLSETRGPTEDSTVFLRPMPGKDRMYPETDIPVIAVSKDILQKSDKIKSVGFEDLVSSIITKYGISKQVAESLASDMKIQELEELSTYLDPRESARVLTQIIPYLEKKYAKKFDNNLIFVLVRLMSDRKFDRYQVEKALEILFSENKDPALIVSDERLIELTKDEICEIIDKLKKSGITITKANVVSVLKKNTDRIFDPSMAIECLG from the coding sequence ATGACTCATCGAAATATAAAGATCGGGCTCGAAATCCACTTCCAGTTAAATACTGGGAAACTTTTTTGTAGATGTCCCGTTGAAACATCAGGTACAGAAAAATACAGATTTGAGAGGCATCTCCATGTATCAGAGAGCGAGATGGGAAGGATAGATGCAGCAGCTAAATATGAAAGTGAAAGATCCAGGACTTTTGAATATGTGGTAACAGATAATTCCTGCCTAGTTGAATGCGATGAAGATCCGCCAAAGATGCCTAACGAAGATGCCATTGCGACTGCAATTTCTGTGGCCCGAGCCTTAAATTGCGATATCCTAGATTATATAACTTACATGCGGAAAATAGTGATCGATGGTTCAAACACATCGGGTTTTCAGCGTACGGCTATAATCGGCATAAACGGGTATATTGAGACAAGCAAGGGAAAGGTCAGAATTTCCACAGTGTGTCTGGAAGAAGACGCCGCAAGAAAAATAGAAGAAAAGGAAGGAACGGTAGTATATTCGCTTGATCGGCTAGGCATTCCTCTTATAGAAATTTCAACTGAGCCCGACATAATTGATGAAGAGCATGCGGTTGAGGTTGCAAAAAAGATCGGATACTACGTTATATCTACTGGAAAATCTAGAAAAGCTCCAGATTCTGTAAGGCAAGATGTAAACTTTTCCATGGGATTCGGCCGCGTTGAAATAAAGGGAGTATCTAAACTTTCACAAATAAAGGAAGTTCTTAAGTATGAGATACAAAGGCAGGATATGCTCAAAAAAGCTTCAGATCTAATAAAACTTAGAGGGGGCTTTGACCGTTCAAGATTCTACTTTATAGATGTAACGGATCTGCTTGTGAATACAAGCTCAAAAGTGGTCAATTCTGGATTAAAAACGGGTCGGGCTTATGCAGCGCTTTGCACTAACCTAGCAGGAACCCTCAAATCTGGAGAATATAGGCTAGGCAAAGAGCTCGCAGATTTAGTTCGTGCTTATGGATTAAAAGGACTCTTGCATTCAGATGAATTACCCGGATATGGTCTTAAGGAATCGGATATTCAACCAATCTATGATCGTTTACAAAAGGATGAATTGGATGGCGTAATAATTCTCCTTTCTCCGCAAGAGAAAATCGGGATCATTGAGGAGGAAATTGCTAACAGAATAGAAAAATTGATTTCTTTGGATCTAAGTGAGACTAGAGGGCCAACTGAAGATTCAACTGTATTTCTACGGCCGATGCCTGGAAAGGACAGGATGTATCCTGAAACAGACATACCCGTAATTGCCGTAAGCAAAGATATTCTGCAGAAGAGTGATAAAATAAAGTCTGTGGGATTTGAGGATCTTGTTAGCTCTATAATTACAAAGTACGGCATTTCAAAACAAGTCGCCGAGTCGTTGGCTTCGGATATGAAGATACAGGAATTAGAAGAATTGTCGACATACTTAGACCCAAGAGAATCGGCTAGAGTATTGACTCAAATAATACCGTACCTAGAGAAAAAATATGCCAAAAAATTCGATAACAATTTAATATTTGTTCTTGTAAGGTTAATGTCAGACAGAAAATTTGATAGATACCAAGTGGAAAAGGCGCTAGAGATATTATTTAGCGAAAATAAAGACCCCGCCTTGATTGTTTCAGATGAGAGGCTGATCGAACTGACTAAGGACGAAATCTGCGAGATCATAGATAAATTGAAGAAATCCGGTATAACAATTACTAAGGCAAACGTAGTAAGCGTGTTGAAAAAGAACACCGATAGGATATTTGATCCAAGTATGGCAATTGAGTGCTTGGGCTGA
- a CDS encoding DUF72 domain-containing protein: MIFVGCSGWSYEEWNGVFYPKSKINKLKFYSTMFNTVEVNSTFYREINNDIINRWIETVRGKNFIFSIKVPQNITHKAILEKDSNSKSLYETFIDKTVRPIRNARMLGAVLVQLPPSFNSNLQTELLDTICCENEYRTAVEVRNKDLYSNEELRKELEKRGIAIVDVDSTEHPLSNLNSGLKWSYVRLHGRAQLGWKSQNPYDYRYSEQEISDLSSKIMAKNYDEIFVYFNNHPRGSAPINALKMASCLGISNNWFF, from the coding sequence ATGATATTCGTCGGCTGTTCAGGCTGGTCTTATGAGGAATGGAATGGCGTATTCTATCCAAAAAGTAAAATAAATAAGCTAAAATTCTATTCCACTATGTTCAATACGGTCGAAGTCAATTCAACATTTTACAGAGAAATAAATAATGATATTATAAATAGATGGATAGAAACAGTAAGAGGAAAAAATTTCATTTTTTCAATAAAAGTTCCTCAGAATATAACGCATAAGGCCATATTAGAGAAAGATAGCAATTCTAAAAGCCTATACGAAACATTCATTGACAAAACTGTTAGGCCGATAAGAAACGCTAGAATGCTTGGGGCTGTCCTTGTACAGCTTCCACCTAGTTTTAATTCAAATTTACAGACAGAACTTCTTGATACCATATGCTGTGAAAACGAATACAGGACCGCTGTAGAAGTAAGAAATAAAGATCTCTATTCAAATGAGGAGCTCAGGAAAGAGTTAGAAAAGAGGGGTATCGCAATAGTCGACGTGGATAGCACAGAGCATCCCTTATCCAATCTCAACTCTGGCTTGAAATGGTCTTATGTAAGGCTCCATGGAAGGGCTCAGTTGGGATGGAAGTCACAAAACCCATACGATTACCGTTACTCGGAGCAAGAAATTTCAGACCTCTCATCGAAGATTATGGCGAAGAATTACGATGAAATATTCGTATATTTTAACAATCACCCAAGAGGAAGCGCACCGATCAACGCATTGAAGATGGCCTCCTGCTTGGGAATTAGTAATAATTGGTTTTTTTAA
- a CDS encoding methionine synthase, whose amino-acid sequence MAALITQEIGSFRKPEYLSMEFHKIEGTEKFKELAERATIDTLKIFENTGLDNVGIGGEMYRWEMYEHPAERIKGLIFYGMVRSFDNRYYRKGSVIDKIERRGSFHMDEVEFVAKSTKKPIKIPITGPYTMMDWSFNDHYNDRHELAMEFARIINEELKEIQSKWPYISNGRKLEIQIDEPATTTHPDEMDIVVDSVNKSIEGIDAELSLHVCYSRDYRLLYDRIPELNIDGYNLEYSNRDTTDLGVEDAKRPGFQDIKYFNEVNESLQRKKFIGVGVTDVHIDFIEPVKLIEDRIKYVLNIIKDPELVKLNPDCGLRTRSRSIGEQKLRNMVIAKNNVLKDIS is encoded by the coding sequence ATGGCTGCATTGATAACTCAGGAAATAGGAAGCTTTAGAAAACCGGAATATCTCTCGATGGAATTCCACAAGATAGAAGGTACAGAAAAATTCAAAGAGTTGGCTGAAAGAGCAACTATCGATACACTAAAGATTTTTGAAAATACTGGTCTTGACAACGTTGGTATTGGGGGTGAAATGTATCGGTGGGAGATGTATGAACATCCAGCAGAGCGTATCAAAGGCTTAATTTTTTACGGGATGGTAAGGTCATTTGACAATCGTTACTATAGAAAAGGATCTGTCATAGATAAGATAGAAAGGCGTGGATCATTCCATATGGATGAGGTTGAATTCGTGGCAAAGTCCACTAAAAAGCCGATTAAGATACCAATCACCGGACCGTACACGATGATGGACTGGTCATTCAATGACCATTACAATGACCGTCATGAGCTTGCGATGGAATTCGCTAGGATAATAAACGAAGAACTTAAGGAAATTCAGAGCAAATGGCCTTACATATCGAACGGAAGAAAACTTGAAATACAGATAGATGAACCAGCAACTACAACTCACCCAGATGAAATGGATATAGTCGTTGATTCAGTAAATAAATCCATAGAAGGAATAGATGCCGAGTTAAGCCTTCACGTCTGCTATAGTAGGGATTATAGGCTACTTTATGACAGGATACCTGAATTGAATATAGATGGTTACAACCTAGAGTACTCAAATAGGGATACCACAGATCTTGGCGTAGAAGACGCAAAAAGGCCTGGATTTCAAGACATAAAGTACTTCAATGAAGTAAATGAAAGCCTTCAGAGAAAGAAGTTCATAGGGGTAGGGGTTACTGACGTTCACATTGACTTTATAGAACCAGTAAAGCTAATAGAGGATAGAATAAAATACGTTCTCAACATAATAAAGGATCCAGAATTGGTGAAGCTCAATCCTGACTGTGGGTTAAGGACAAGAAGCAGATCGATAGGTGAGCAGAAACTTAGGAATATGGTTATTGCCAAAAATAATGTATTGAAGGATATAAGCTAA